From Vicinamibacterales bacterium, a single genomic window includes:
- a CDS encoding CocE/NonD family hydrolase — protein MLTSTYLRSGLAAALLLVVSPAAWAQTPITLPDIPATFTRPTTGFDYEKRVAMIPMRDGVKLYTVIVVPRGAKNAPIIMTRTPYNAAGRATRSPSATMLGTLPQGDEVFVADGYIRVFQDVRGKYESEGDYLMTRPLRGPLNPTNTDHSTDAYDTIEWLVKNVPEGNGRVGMLGSSYEGFTVVMALVNPHPALKVAAPMSPMVDGWMGDDWFHFGAFRQTNFDFFSGQTTARGGGSTIIRPGTDDYETFRRAGSAGDYARAAGLEQLPMWRKVSEHPAYDHFWQEQALDKIMAKQPMTVPTMWIQGIWDQEDMWGAIQTYQAIESKDTRNDLNYLVMGPWRHSGVNYEGASLGPLKFEGDTALQFRRDVLKPFFDQYLKPGAPKADTPPVFIYNTGDNHWDRLPRWPLSCAKDCAATSQPLYFTAGQGLSFTAPAAGATGAAGSFDEYVSDPSKPVPYLPRPVQFSNGALWQRWLLTDQRTVADRTDVVSYVTPVLTDPVRISGVPLVNLVASTSGSDSDWVVKLIDVYPDEMPSQPEMGGYQLPVSMDIFRGRYRESFATPTAIAPNTALPYRFILPTANHVFQPGHRILVQVQSSWFPLYDRNPQTFVPNIFFAKPGDYVKATQRIYHAPGAASFIELPIVPVKP, from the coding sequence ATGTTGACCTCGACATACCTTCGGTCTGGCCTGGCGGCCGCCCTGCTCCTTGTCGTCTCGCCCGCGGCCTGGGCGCAGACGCCCATCACGCTGCCGGACATCCCCGCCACGTTCACGCGGCCGACCACCGGCTTCGACTATGAGAAGCGCGTGGCGATGATCCCCATGCGCGACGGCGTGAAGCTTTACACCGTGATCGTCGTGCCCAGGGGCGCGAAGAACGCGCCGATCATCATGACGCGCACGCCCTACAACGCGGCCGGCCGCGCGACGCGCTCCCCGTCAGCGACGATGCTCGGCACGCTGCCGCAGGGCGATGAAGTGTTCGTGGCCGACGGCTACATCCGTGTGTTCCAGGACGTGCGCGGGAAGTACGAGTCGGAAGGCGACTACTTGATGACGCGGCCCCTGCGCGGTCCGCTCAACCCGACCAACACCGACCACTCGACCGATGCCTACGACACCATCGAGTGGCTGGTGAAGAACGTGCCCGAAGGCAACGGCCGCGTCGGCATGCTCGGCAGCTCCTACGAGGGCTTCACCGTGGTGATGGCGCTCGTCAATCCTCACCCGGCGCTCAAGGTCGCCGCCCCGATGAGCCCGATGGTCGACGGCTGGATGGGCGACGACTGGTTCCACTTCGGCGCCTTCCGCCAGACCAACTTCGACTTCTTCAGCGGCCAGACCACCGCGCGCGGCGGCGGCAGCACCATCATCCGGCCCGGCACCGACGACTACGAGACCTTCCGGCGCGCCGGCTCCGCGGGCGACTACGCCCGCGCCGCGGGTCTCGAACAGCTGCCCATGTGGCGCAAGGTGTCGGAGCATCCCGCCTACGATCACTTCTGGCAGGAACAGGCGCTCGACAAGATCATGGCGAAGCAGCCCATGACCGTGCCGACGATGTGGATTCAGGGCATCTGGGACCAGGAAGACATGTGGGGCGCGATTCAGACCTACCAGGCCATTGAGTCGAAGGACACGCGCAACGACCTGAACTACCTGGTGATGGGACCGTGGCGCCACAGCGGTGTGAACTACGAGGGGGCGTCGCTCGGGCCGCTGAAGTTCGAGGGCGATACGGCACTGCAGTTCCGCCGCGACGTGCTGAAGCCGTTCTTCGACCAGTACCTGAAGCCAGGCGCGCCCAAGGCCGACACGCCGCCGGTATTCATCTACAACACGGGGGATAACCACTGGGATCGCTTGCCGCGTTGGCCGTTGTCGTGCGCCAAGGATTGCGCGGCCACGTCACAGCCGTTGTACTTCACGGCCGGCCAGGGGCTGTCGTTCACCGCGCCCGCTGCCGGCGCGACCGGTGCCGCCGGGAGCTTCGACGAGTACGTGTCGGACCCGTCCAAGCCCGTGCCCTACCTGCCGCGCCCCGTGCAGTTCTCGAATGGCGCGCTCTGGCAGCGGTGGCTGCTGACCGACCAGCGCACCGTGGCCGATCGCACGGATGTCGTGAGCTACGTGACGCCCGTGCTCACCGACCCGGTGCGAATCAGCGGCGTGCCACTCGTGAACCTGGTGGCCTCCACGAGCGGGAGCGACAGCGACTGGGTGGTGAAGCTCATCGACGTCTACCCGGACGAAATGCCCAGCCAGCCCGAGATGGGCGGCTACCAGTTGCCGGTGTCGATGGACATCTTTCGCGGCCGCTACCGCGAGAGCTTCGCGACGCCGACGGCGATCGCGCCCAACACGGCGCTCCCGTACCGCTTCATCCTGCCGACCGCGAACCACGT
- a CDS encoding glutamate--tRNA ligase family protein: MITRFAPAPTGFLHLGHVVNALHVWTAAHDRDGQVLLRIEDHDRQRCRPEFDAAILEDLAWLGFHHSGPVVRQSERDGLYRKALQPLIDRELVYGCACSRAEILAVTGDQSTSELRYPNTCRDRDIPLTDDVGWRVRMAPGVERFFDEMCGPQVQDPSAQCGDLLVRDRLGNWTYQFAVTVDDHLQKITDVIRGVDLLPSTGRQIRLARLLGRGVMPRFAHHALVMKSATEKLSKSDGATGVRDLRAAGWSAEAVLDLARRSVTLPE, translated from the coding sequence GTGATTACACGGTTCGCGCCGGCTCCGACCGGCTTCCTTCACCTGGGACACGTCGTCAACGCCCTCCACGTCTGGACGGCCGCGCACGATCGCGACGGCCAGGTCCTGCTCCGCATCGAGGACCACGACCGCCAGCGGTGCCGGCCCGAATTCGACGCCGCCATTCTCGAGGACCTCGCCTGGCTCGGCTTCCACCACTCCGGCCCTGTCGTCCGGCAGAGCGAACGAGACGGGCTGTATCGCAAAGCGCTGCAACCGCTAATCGACCGTGAACTGGTCTATGGCTGTGCCTGCTCGCGCGCCGAGATACTGGCGGTGACCGGCGACCAGTCCACTTCGGAGCTGCGCTATCCGAACACCTGCCGCGATCGTGACATCCCGCTCACAGACGATGTCGGGTGGCGGGTGAGGATGGCGCCGGGCGTGGAGCGCTTCTTCGACGAGATGTGCGGGCCGCAGGTACAGGACCCGTCGGCGCAGTGCGGCGACCTGCTGGTGCGCGATCGGCTGGGCAACTGGACCTACCAGTTCGCGGTCACCGTGGACGATCACTTGCAGAAGATCACCGACGTCATTCGCGGCGTGGACCTGTTGCCGTCCACGGGCCGGCAGATTCGCCTGGCGCGCCTGCTCGGCCGTGGCGTGATGCCGCGGTTTGCCCATCACGCCCTGGTCATGAAGTCGGCCACCGAAAAGCTCAGCAAATCCGACGGTGCCACTGGCGTCCGCGACCTGCGGGCGGCCGGGTGGTCGGCGGAGGCCGTCCTCGACCTGGCGCGGAGATCTGTTACCCTACCGGAATGA